The genome window TCCCGATTGGAACGCTTACTCTTGGCAGAGAAAATTACCAGGCTGACCAGAATCTAGAACCCTACGCGACCAGCTTCAGCGCGATTTGAACGGATGCGTTCGCTTGCCCCAGCATCGCCGAGCCTGCTTGCACGAGGATGTTCGCTCTCGCTAACTGCGTTGACTCCTCGGCTACATCAACATCCACGATTCGGCTATTCGCTTCCTTCAGGTTCGTTTCATTCGTCGTAAGCTGTTTGGAGGCGAATTCGAAGCGGCTCCGCTTCGCTCCATTGTCTGCTCGGAAGTTTGCTACCTCTTCCAGAGCGCCTCCTACAGTATCCAATGCAACGGAATCGAGGTCGGTTGCATCAGCCAGATTTCCGAAATTCGTCTTCGTACTCTCAGTTACCGTAACCGTTTCTGAACCGGGAGTAGTGGTCGTATTTATGATTGTAGTTGAGGCGGGTGAAACCGAAGTTGGAGTGTAAATACCGGTGTATTGAGTCCCGTAAAAGCTATCGATGGTAAGTTCGTAATCCTCGTCGCCAAAGGTCGTCAGGGTTATCGGACCATCCAAATCAGGTAGCCCATTCGAACCGTATCCAATGCGTTCTCTATGAGGCCCGCCGTTCGCTGAGTCCAAACGAAAAAGAGCAACATTGTAATCGCTGTTAAAACTAATCTCCAGCTTGTGCCGATTGGTGTCGCCAGGCACGACCGAAAAAGCTTCCCGGTCACCAATTTTGATCAAGAGACCGCCGGTCGGGCTATCGCTCGTGAAATGGAAGCCGACATTACCCCCCAGCCTCAGAAATCCTCTGCCACACCCCATTTGCTAGATTCGATTTTCTTCACATCGAAGAAATCGCTCCTACGTAAAAACCCTTAGCTCGCCAAAGCGTTCTATCTCCGCCACTTGTACAGTCCCTGACCTCCACCCATGGATCCGAAAGAGAAAAAGGAACTCAGCGAAATAGACATCTGCGACCTCTTCATCACACCCGCAATCCTCAAGGCGGGGTGGGATCAGCCGAAACAAGTGCGCCGAGAAGTTACCCTCACTCCCGGTCCCGTTATCGTCAGGGGCAACCTCTCTTCACGGAACAAGAAGAAAAAGAAATTCGCCGATTACGTCCTGCAATGGGAAACAGGCGTCCCTATCGCCATCGTCGAAGCCAAGGACAACAACCACAGCGTTAGCCACGGCATGCAGCAGGCACTCGGCTACACTGAGATCCTAGATCTTCCGAGTGCGTTTAGCTCAAATGGAGACGCCTTTGCCTCGCACAACAAAGTCCCTGAAGACGGCGAAGACATCGAGTGCGAATTCCCGCTCGATTCCTTCCCTCCACCACAGGAGCTCTGGAAACGCTATAAAAAACACCGCAACATCGAAGACGACGAGGAAGCGCTCGTTCTCGAACCGTACTACGAGGACGGCAGCGGCAAATCTCCTCGTTACTACCAAGCGGAAGCGATCAATCGTACCATCGAAGCCGTTGCCAAAGGCCAGAGACGACTCTTGCTCGTCATGGCCACCGGCACCGGAAAGACCTACACCACCTTCCAAATCATCTGGCGACTCTGGAAGTCGAAACAAGCCAAACGCATCCTCTTCCTCGTCGACCGAAATATCCTCGCCGACCAAACGCTGGTAAACGACTTCAAGCCATTCGGCTCGGTCATGACGAAGATCAAAAACCGCAAGATCGACCCGGCCTACGAAGTCTACCTCGGCCTCTACCAAGCCCTCACCGGTCCCGACGAAGAAGATAAGATCTTCAAATCCGTATCCCGCGACTTCTTCGATCTCATCGTCATCGACGAGTGTCACCGCGGCTCCGCCTCCGAAGACTCCGCCTGGCGCGAGATTCTCGACTACTTTTCCTCGGCCATCCAGCTCGGCCTTACAGCCACCCCTAAGGAGACTAAGTACACCTCCAACATCACTTACTTCGGCGACCCCATCTACACCTACACCCTCAAGCAAGGAATAGAAGACGGCTTCCTCGCTCCGTACAAGGTCGTCCGGTACGACCTCGACAAAGACCTCATCGGTTGGACCCCGCCCCCCGGCATGACCGATGACCTCGGCAAAGAGATCGAGCGTCGCGAATACAACCAGAAGGACATGGACCGAATCCTAGTCCTCAACCAACGCACCAAGCTCGTCGCCACGTGCGTCATGAAGCTCCTCCGAGCCACCGACCCCTTCTCCAAAACCATCATCTTCTGCGACGACATCGATCACGCCGAACGTATGCGCGTCGCCATTACAAACGCCGCTGGCAAGCTCGCCATCGACAATCCCAAGTACGTCATGCGCATCACCGGCGACAGCGTCGAGGGCAAGGCCGAGCTCGACAATTTCATAGACCCGGAGTCCAAGTTCCCCGTCATTGCCACCACCTCCGAACTCCTCACCACCGGAGTCGACGCCAAGACCTGCAAGCTTATCGTCCTCGATAAGAACATCACCTCTATGACGACCTTTAAGCAGATCGTCGGTCGTGGAACGCGCATCGAAGAGGAACAAGGCAAGTTCTTCTTCACGGTCATGGATTTCAAACGGGCCACCAATCTCTTTGAAGACCCCGAATTCGACGGAGCTCCCGTCGTTATCTACGAGCCAGGAAACGACGACGATCCCGTTCCCCCAGATCCCAAACCCGAACCCGGCGAAATCGTCGACGAGGAGCCGGGCGACTACGGAGCCAAGAAAATCCGCGTCAGCGGAGTCGACGTGAAGATCCTCTCCAAGCGGGTTTCCTACCTTGGAGAAGACGGCAAGCTCATCACCGAGTCCTACCGTGACTACAGCCGCAAGCACATCCGCGAAGAGTACGCGTCCCTCGACGAATTCATAACCACCTGGAACACCGCCAAGAAAAAGGCGGCCATCGTCAAAGAGCTCGAAGAATATGGCATCGAGCTCCCCAAGCTTGCCGAAGAAGTCGGCAAAGACTACGGCGACTTCGACCTCATCTGCCACATAGCCTACGACCAGCCGCCTCTCACCCGCAAAGAACGGGCAAATAAGGTCAAAAAACGAAACTACTTCGCCAAGTACGGCGAGCAAGTCCGAGCCGTCCTCGAAGCCCTCCTGGACAAGTACGCCGATGAAGGCGTACTCACCATCGAAAGTCCCAAGGTTTTTAAGCTGACACCCTTCGACAAGATAGGCACCCCAGTCGAAATCATAAACGACGTGTTCGGCGGCAAAGCCAAGTACGAGACCGCCCTCCAAGAACTCGAGCGCGAACTCTTCGATCAAGAAACTTCAGCTTAAACACCTCCAAATTTCCACTTTTCCCGAATGAGCAACATCTCCGGCATCATCAAATCCATCCAAGACATCATGCGAAAAGACGTCGGCGTCGACGGCGACGCCCAACGCATCTCACAGCTCGTATGGATGTTCTTCCTCAAGATCTACGACGATCGCGAACTGGAAATCGAAACTCTCGCGGACGATGGAGACGACTATAAATCCCCGCTCCCCGAACACCTCCGCTGGCGTAACTGGGCTGCCAACCCCGAAGGCGACACCGGCGAAGAGCTAGCCAAGTTCATCAACGATCAGCTCTTCCCCACCCTCAAGGACAAACTCGTCCTCGAGGGCCCCACCGGCAAACGCGCTCAAGTCGTCCGCAATGTATTCGAAGATGCCTACAACTACATGAAGTCAGGCACCCTCATCCGCCAAGTCATCAACAAGATTTGCGAGATCGACTTCAACAACACCGCCGACCGCCACACCTTCGGCTCCATCTACGAGCAAATCCTCAAAGACCTCCAGTCCGCCGGAAACGCCGGCGAGTTCTACACCCCACGCGCCGTCACCCAGTTCATCGTCGACCGAGTCGACCCGCAGCTCAAAGAGACCGTGCTCGACCCCGCCTGCGGCACCGGCGGCTTCCTCACTTGCGCCATCGACCACAAACGCAGCTGCTACGTCAAAAACGCCAAGCACGAGGAAACCCTCGTCGCCAGCATCTACGGCGTCGAAAAGAAAGCCCTGCCCCACATGCTCTGCACCACCAACATGATCCTGCACGGCATCGACACCCCCACTCAGATCGAGCACGGCAACATGCTCAGCCGCCGCGCCTACGTCGACTACGGCGAAAAAGACCGCAAGCACGTCATCATCACCAATCCCCCCTTCGGAGGCACCGAAGAAGACGGCGTCGAAAACCAATTCCCCGCCACCTACCGCACCCGCGAGACCGCCGACCTCTTCATGGCCCTCGTCATCAAGCTCCTCAAAAACGACGGCCGCGCTGCCGTCGTCCTCCCCGACGGCTTCCTCTTCGGCGAAGGCATGAAAACCCGCCTCAAGCAGGACCTCCTGGAGAAGTGCCACCTCCACACCATCGTCCGCCTGCCCAACAACGTCTTCGCCCCCTACACCGGCATCAAGACCAACATCCTCTTCTTCACCAAAAAGCCCGAGAGCCAGCAACCCGCCACCCAGGAAATCTGGTACTACGAGCACCCCTACCCCGAAGGCGTCACCAGCTACAATAAAACCAAGCCCATGCGCTTCGAAGAGTTCCAGACCGAGCGCGACTGGTGGGGCACCGAAGCCGATGGCTTCAAAACCCGCGTCGAAACCGAACAAGCCTGGAAAGTCGATATCGACGAAATTGTCGCCCGTAATTACAATTTGGATATATCAAATCCCCACGTCGGCGAGCAAATCACCCACGACCCCGAAGAATTGCTTTCTGAATACAAACAACAGCAAGACGAAATCCAATCCCTCCGCGACCAACTCAAGGCCATCCTCACCGACGCTCTAGCCGGAAACAAATAATGCCCGTCGCCGAGCAACTCATCACCGACCACCTCGACACTTGGTCGTCCACCGTCAAACCCAAGTCCTCAGCCGGCCGCGGCAAAAGCAACGGCAAGCAAGAGCTCTACGGCATCAAAAAACTGCGCGAGCTGATTCTGGAGCTCGCCGTTCGAGGACTGCTAGTTCCGCAGGATCCGAACGATGAACCAGCGTCGGAGCTTTTGAAGCGAATAATTGATGAGAAAGCCAAGCTAGTTAGGGATGGAAAAATCAAGAAGCAAAAGAAGCTTCCGCCGATCGAAACCGATGTAGAAACACAAACACCCATTGGTTGGACTCGTTCACGGTTGGGAAATTTAGTTAACCTAATCTCCGGTCAACATCTCAAAGGAAATGAGTACTTTGATTCTGAAGTTGAAAGTTCAATACCTTACCTAACCGGACCTGCTGAGTTTGGAGAGAAGTACCCCACTCCAACCAGGTACACGAGGGAAAGGCGATCCGTAGCAAGTACGGATGATATACTCATAACCTGCAAAGGATCCGGAGTCGGAAAACTCAACTACGCTGATCGTGAGATTTTCATAAGCCGCCAACTCATGGCGATTCAGCCTGTAGTAATCAGTTCTGATTTTCTGATGCTACTAGCAAAAAGCCTAAACTCACATTTCAGAGCAAACATCGTGGGAATAGCGATACCGGGTATTTCCAGAGAGGATGTGCTTGAAGCAGTGATTTCACTCCCTCCCCTCGCGGAGCAACACCGCATCGTCGCCAAAGTCGATGAGCTCATGGTGCTTTGCGACCAACTCGAAGGGCAACAAGCCAATCACCTCGAAGCGCATCAAACGCTCGTTCAAACCCTCCTCAGCGCCTTAACTGCGTCCAGCGACGCCACGGCATTCACCGCCGCTTGGACCCGCATTCAAGCCAACTTCGACACCCTCTTCACCACCGAAAGCAGCATCGACCAACTCAAACAAACCATCCTCCAGCTCTCCGTCATGGGCAAACTCGTCC of Pelagicoccus enzymogenes contains these proteins:
- a CDS encoding flagellin produces the protein MDSANGGPHRERIGYGSNGLPDLDGPITLTTFGDEDYELTIDSFYGTQYTGIYTPTSVSPASTTIINTTTTPGSETVTVTESTKTNFGNLADATDLDSVALDTVGGALEEVANFRADNGAKRSRFEFASKQLTTNETNLKEANSRIVDVDVAEESTQLARANILVQAGSAMLGQANASVQIALKLVA
- the hsdR gene encoding EcoAI/FtnUII family type I restriction enzme subunit R, producing the protein MDPKEKKELSEIDICDLFITPAILKAGWDQPKQVRREVTLTPGPVIVRGNLSSRNKKKKKFADYVLQWETGVPIAIVEAKDNNHSVSHGMQQALGYTEILDLPSAFSSNGDAFASHNKVPEDGEDIECEFPLDSFPPPQELWKRYKKHRNIEDDEEALVLEPYYEDGSGKSPRYYQAEAINRTIEAVAKGQRRLLLVMATGTGKTYTTFQIIWRLWKSKQAKRILFLVDRNILADQTLVNDFKPFGSVMTKIKNRKIDPAYEVYLGLYQALTGPDEEDKIFKSVSRDFFDLIVIDECHRGSASEDSAWREILDYFSSAIQLGLTATPKETKYTSNITYFGDPIYTYTLKQGIEDGFLAPYKVVRYDLDKDLIGWTPPPGMTDDLGKEIERREYNQKDMDRILVLNQRTKLVATCVMKLLRATDPFSKTIIFCDDIDHAERMRVAITNAAGKLAIDNPKYVMRITGDSVEGKAELDNFIDPESKFPVIATTSELLTTGVDAKTCKLIVLDKNITSMTTFKQIVGRGTRIEEEQGKFFFTVMDFKRATNLFEDPEFDGAPVVIYEPGNDDDPVPPDPKPEPGEIVDEEPGDYGAKKIRVSGVDVKILSKRVSYLGEDGKLITESYRDYSRKHIREEYASLDEFITTWNTAKKKAAIVKELEEYGIELPKLAEEVGKDYGDFDLICHIAYDQPPLTRKERANKVKKRNYFAKYGEQVRAVLEALLDKYADEGVLTIESPKVFKLTPFDKIGTPVEIINDVFGGKAKYETALQELERELFDQETSA
- a CDS encoding type I restriction-modification system subunit M, which translates into the protein MSNISGIIKSIQDIMRKDVGVDGDAQRISQLVWMFFLKIYDDRELEIETLADDGDDYKSPLPEHLRWRNWAANPEGDTGEELAKFINDQLFPTLKDKLVLEGPTGKRAQVVRNVFEDAYNYMKSGTLIRQVINKICEIDFNNTADRHTFGSIYEQILKDLQSAGNAGEFYTPRAVTQFIVDRVDPQLKETVLDPACGTGGFLTCAIDHKRSCYVKNAKHEETLVASIYGVEKKALPHMLCTTNMILHGIDTPTQIEHGNMLSRRAYVDYGEKDRKHVIITNPPFGGTEEDGVENQFPATYRTRETADLFMALVIKLLKNDGRAAVVLPDGFLFGEGMKTRLKQDLLEKCHLHTIVRLPNNVFAPYTGIKTNILFFTKKPESQQPATQEIWYYEHPYPEGVTSYNKTKPMRFEEFQTERDWWGTEADGFKTRVETEQAWKVDIDEIVARNYNLDISNPHVGEQITHDPEELLSEYKQQQDEIQSLRDQLKAILTDALAGNK
- a CDS encoding restriction endonuclease subunit S, producing MPVAEQLITDHLDTWSSTVKPKSSAGRGKSNGKQELYGIKKLRELILELAVRGLLVPQDPNDEPASELLKRIIDEKAKLVRDGKIKKQKKLPPIETDVETQTPIGWTRSRLGNLVNLISGQHLKGNEYFDSEVESSIPYLTGPAEFGEKYPTPTRYTRERRSVASTDDILITCKGSGVGKLNYADREIFISRQLMAIQPVVISSDFLMLLAKSLNSHFRANIVGIAIPGISREDVLEAVISLPPLAEQHRIVAKVDELMVLCDQLEGQQANHLEAHQTLVQTLLSALTASSDATAFTAAWTRIQANFDTLFTTESSIDQLKQTILQLSVMGKLVPQDPNDEPASELLKKIATEKAALIKSCKIKKQRKLPALASEEKRHDIPHEWIWCRLTDAYDVRDCPISRKTGIFFGSHALC